The genomic region TTTAGATACCAGCACTGCTTCTTTCTCCTGACTCAGCGCCAGTTTAATCTGAAGACTTTGTCCACGACGTATATTCTCCGGGACACCATCAATAAAATGCATATCTACCTGGAATCTTCCATTAGAAACCTGGGTATAAACTTTCTTGATCTCCAGTGCATAAGATTCTCCGTTGAAATCGAAAGAACCACGCTGGCCGGTAAAAATCCTGGAAATATAATGTTCGTCAATTTCAGCACGAACCTTATAACCACTAATAACATCAATTTGTCCCAGGCGTTCACCTTTTTGCTTGGATTGTCCAATTTCGGCATCAAGCGCAGTAAGCTGCCCATCAACCGGAGCTTTCACTACTAAATCTCCTACTTTTCTGCGCATTAGCTCCAAAGCTTTTCTAGTTCTTTCATAAGATTCACGAGCCTGCTGCGATTCCTGTTTACTGGAAGTTGAATCCTGAGCCAATACTTCCCTTGCCAGCTGGAATTTCTCTTTTTGATAATTGAAATTATTTTCAGATTCTATATAATCCTGCCGACCAACGGCTCCTTTGTCTAGCAGTTTTTTATTGAGCTGATATTTACGTTTAGCTTCGATCAGATTATTCTCTACGTCGGTTAGATTATTCCTTTTATTAATGGTGTTTTGTCTGGCAGCATTCTGAGAGATCTGCATTTGTGTAAGTAAATTATAAACCTGGGTTTCCTGGTTTACGAGGCTTAGTTCGAGATCGGTATTAGACAATCGAATTATAGGTTCTCCTTTTTTCATCATCGCGCCGTCTTCCACAAAACGTTCTTCCACGCGACCACCTTCCATCGCGTCCAGATATATAGTATTGATTGGCAGTACCACACCGTTCACAGGAATATTTTCCTGGAAATTACCATTTTGAACTTCGCTTATGCTAATTCGTTCTTTTTCTACGTTCAGTTTAGAATTTCCGGTAGAGGAAAAAAGGACAAAAAGTATCAAAGCGGCAATAATAATACAGCCGGCGATAATTCCTATTCTTTTGGGTGTGAAGCGTTTCTTTTCTAAAGGTATGTCCATAAAATAATTGTTTCCTCTTAATTGATAGTTAATATGATGCCATAAGTTTAAAACGCGTTATATCAGTAAGTTATGTTTTATTTTAAACTTTAAGGTGTTCGATTTTGATACACTGTATGTTCGGTGACAATACAATTTTAAGCTTAAATATATTTCTGCTTTTGAAACTCGATCAGCCTCTAAAGAAAATCGTAATATTGTGTCTATGCAGCTAAAGGACGCTAAAATACTGGTGATAGACGATGATACAGACGTGCTAACGGCGATGCGGCTATTGTTAAAACCTTTTGTAGCTGAAATTTTAACCGAAAAGAACCCCGGAAATCTTACGTCGATCATTTCTGAAAAGAAATTTGAAATTATCATTCTTGATATGAATTTTAATGGATTGGTGAACACCGGGAACGAAGGTATTTTCTGGCTAAATAAGATAAAAGACATTGATCCGGCTACCGATGTGATTCTCATTACTGCTTATGGTGATATTGATCTTGCCATTCGTTCATTAAAAGAAGGAGCCTCAGACTTTATCGTGAAACCCTGGCAGAATCAGAAAGTGATTGAATCTATTCGAGAAATGCTTCAGAATAGAAAAACAGCCGGTTCAAAATCACTAAAATCGAATACGAAAGGAGAGAAAATAGTGGGGGAGAGCGAGGAAATTCAGCAGGTTTTTTCTAAAATAAAAAAGGTTGCTCCTACAGATGCCAATGTTCTAGTTCTGGGCGAGAACGGTACGGGTAAAGACCTTGTGGCTAAAGCAATTCATGAAAACTCCAAGAGGAAAAATAAGGCGTTTATAAAAGTAGATGTTGGTGCACTCACTTCCACTTTATTTGAAAGCGAATTATTTGGATATAATA from Christiangramia sp. OXR-203 harbors:
- a CDS encoding efflux RND transporter periplasmic adaptor subunit, with translation MDIPLEKKRFTPKRIGIIAGCIIIAALILFVLFSSTGNSKLNVEKERISISEVQNGNFQENIPVNGVVLPINTIYLDAMEGGRVEERFVEDGAMMKKGEPIIRLSNTDLELSLVNQETQVYNLLTQMQISQNAARQNTINKRNNLTDVENNLIEAKRKYQLNKKLLDKGAVGRQDYIESENNFNYQKEKFQLAREVLAQDSTSSKQESQQARESYERTRKALELMRRKVGDLVVKAPVDGQLTALDAEIGQSKQKGERLGQIDVISGYKVRAEIDEHYISRIFTGQRGSFDFNGESYALEIKKVYTQVSNGRFQVDMHFIDGVPENIRRGQSLQIKLALSQEKEAVLVSKGGFFQQTGGNWIFKVSEDGETAYKTQIRLGSQNTEYYEVLEGIAPGDKVITSSYSNFGDIEELVLE